One Campylobacter lari DNA segment encodes these proteins:
- the sstT gene encoding serine/threonine transporter SstT, with product MSLFSCAIKRYKDGNLILQICIGIVLGILVGVFSKDLAIFANIFGALFTGALKAIAPILVFILILTTICTKEFNHGSEKIKHIIFLYIFGTFLASLSAVSISFVFPIELVLTDIEKASTTSPAHIGEVFKTLLFQIVDNPIHALSSGNYLSILAWAIGGGFALRHCSNDAKQLFTDINEGVLKIVKFIVKLAPFGIFGLVANSVAQTGAAGLLSYIKLLIILVLTMFFVAFVINALIVFAYTKKNPYPLIFICLKHSAVFAFFTRSSAANIPVNMALCSKLNINNNLYSISIPLGATINMAGAAVTIAILSLAAAHTVGIEINFLQAMLLSVLAAFAACGASGVAGGSLLLIPLACSLFNIDYDIAMQVVAVGFIIGVIQDSVETALNSSTDVLFSAICSDNELNLKI from the coding sequence ATGAGTTTATTTTCTTGTGCAATCAAACGCTATAAAGATGGAAATCTTATTTTACAAATTTGCATAGGTATTGTTTTAGGAATTTTAGTAGGTGTTTTTTCTAAAGATTTAGCTATTTTTGCAAATATTTTTGGTGCTTTATTTACAGGAGCTTTAAAAGCTATAGCGCCAATTTTGGTTTTTATCTTAATCTTAACAACTATTTGCACAAAAGAATTTAACCATGGAAGTGAAAAAATAAAACATATCATTTTCTTATATATATTTGGAACTTTTTTAGCTTCTTTAAGCGCAGTTAGTATAAGCTTTGTCTTTCCCATAGAATTAGTATTAACCGATATTGAAAAAGCTTCCACCACAAGTCCTGCGCATATAGGCGAAGTATTTAAAACCTTACTTTTTCAAATCGTAGATAATCCTATCCACGCTTTATCTTCAGGAAATTATTTAAGCATATTAGCTTGGGCTATAGGCGGAGGTTTTGCCCTAAGACATTGCTCTAATGATGCAAAGCAACTTTTTACTGATATCAACGAAGGTGTGTTAAAAATCGTTAAATTTATAGTCAAACTTGCTCCTTTTGGAATTTTTGGACTTGTAGCAAATTCAGTTGCTCAAACAGGAGCAGCAGGGCTTTTAAGTTATATTAAATTATTGATAATTTTAGTTTTAACTATGTTTTTTGTAGCCTTTGTGATTAATGCTTTAATTGTTTTTGCCTATACAAAGAAAAATCCTTATCCTTTGATTTTTATTTGCTTAAAACATAGTGCTGTTTTTGCATTTTTCACAAGAAGTTCTGCAGCAAACATCCCTGTAAATATGGCACTTTGCTCTAAATTAAATATCAACAATAACCTATATAGTATCTCCATTCCACTAGGAGCTACGATTAATATGGCAGGAGCAGCTGTAACCATTGCTATATTAAGTCTTGCAGCAGCTCACACAGTAGGCATTGAAATAAATTTTTTACAAGCTATGCTTTTGAGTGTTTTAGCTGCATTTGCAGCTTGTGGAGCTAGCGGGGTTGCCGGCGGTTCGCTCTTACTTATACCACTTGCTTGCTCTTTGTTTAATATTGATTATGACATAGCTATGCAAGTAGTTGCGGTTGGTTTTATCATAGGGGTTATTCAAGATAGCGTTGAAACAGCTTTAAATAGCTCAACGGATGTTTTATTTAGCGCCATTTGTTCAGATAATGAGCTTAATTTAAAAATTTAA
- the truB gene encoding pseudouridine synthase family protein (catalyzes isomerization of specific uridines in RNA to pseudouridine; responsible for residues in T loops of many tRNAs), which yields MNKLFVAYKPSGMSSNAFLGKLKKKYKNKKAGFSGTLDPFAKGVLLIAFDQYTKLFRFFDKNPKVYKATLWLGVHSLSLDNQNIKEINLINAFDEQILEQIKNELLGKITYTPPAFCAKKIDGVRSYELAKRGFEVNLKPCVMEIFYTKILHYNHPFLTIEIAVSEGSYIRSYCELFARKLGIKATLSSLERLSEGKFFYENEKELNPLAYLNLRKNTIKYPQKLHNGQKIFLDDLEIQEEGSYILEEKDFFSIISIQDNQVQYYLNKVLKC from the coding sequence ATGAATAAACTTTTTGTAGCTTACAAACCAAGTGGAATGAGTTCTAATGCTTTTTTAGGCAAACTCAAAAAAAAATATAAAAACAAAAAAGCAGGTTTTTCAGGAACACTTGATCCTTTTGCAAAAGGTGTTTTACTCATAGCCTTTGATCAATACACAAAACTTTTTCGCTTTTTTGATAAAAATCCAAAGGTTTACAAAGCAACGCTTTGGCTAGGCGTGCATTCACTAAGCCTTGATAATCAAAATATCAAAGAAATCAATCTTATAAATGCTTTTGATGAGCAAATTTTAGAACAAATTAAAAATGAACTTTTAGGTAAAATCACCTACACCCCACCCGCATTTTGTGCAAAAAAAATAGATGGAGTACGCTCTTATGAGCTTGCAAAAAGAGGTTTTGAAGTCAATTTAAAACCTTGTGTTATGGAAATTTTTTATACTAAAATTTTACACTATAACCACCCCTTTTTAACCATAGAAATAGCAGTTAGTGAGGGTTCTTATATACGCTCTTATTGTGAATTATTTGCTAGAAAACTTGGTATTAAAGCCACGCTAAGCTCATTAGAACGCTTAAGTGAAGGAAAGTTTTTTTATGAGAATGAAAAAGAGTTAAATCCTTTAGCTTATTTAAATCTTAGAAAAAATACGATAAAATACCCCCAAAAATTACACAATGGACAAAAAATATTTTTGGACGATTTGGAAATTCAAGAAGAAGGTAGCTATATTTTAGAAGAAAAAGATTTTTTTTCTATCATTTCTATCCAAGATAATCAAGTGCAATATTATTTAAATAAGGTATTAAAATGTTAA
- the csrA gene encoding carbon storage regulator CsrA — MLILSRKENESIKIGDDIEIKVVQTGKGYAKIGIEAPKSLMILRKELIEQVKSENLHAISDETIKLDDLSKKLKK; from the coding sequence ATGTTAATTTTATCAAGAAAAGAAAATGAAAGTATAAAAATCGGAGATGATATAGAAATTAAAGTAGTTCAAACAGGTAAAGGCTATGCCAAAATAGGCATCGAAGCACCAAAGTCTTTAATGATACTACGTAAAGAGCTTATCGAGCAAGTAAAAAGTGAAAATTTACATGCAATTAGCGATGAAACGATAAAACTTGATGATCTGAGTAAAAAGCTTAAAAAATGA
- a CDS encoding ATP-dependent helicase, translating into MSFFEGLNDSQKEAIMHIDGAMLILAGAGSGKTKTITTRLAYLIDHVGIPAQNTLTLTFTNKAANVMKARALALLQDQNLHNPLLCTFHKFGLLFLRLYSERINRANNFVIIDTDDKKKILKDLASENLQSSLASIGAYISNFKNQSKSAQEIRKELEFLKDEKNKNYEEIIHLYEQYEHFLIQNNFMDFDDLLMLTNKILEDEQFAKEQSQKYTYITVDEYQDTNALQYQILKKLCTSHENICVVGDDDQSIYGWRGAKIENILNFKEQFNNVKLVKLEQNYRSTSAILQAANELIEHNRKRLGKTLICTKDEGEEITILQNDDEKIESFKVAREVSKLLNSGINPSEIAILYRVNALSRALEEAFSKEKIPFKLLSGIRFYERAEIKDIISYLRLLSNLNDDYSFKRIINRPKRNFGNASLEKLENYAKENHLSLFESLCVLQGSGFFSKKTDKELEKFILSIHKIKEKDDLLAMILALEEEFKIKEFYKDNPEGEDKLLNIDELYANLKDKITHGNYNGLDDILNEISLLNEQDGLDKESICIMSIHASKGLEFDYVFIIGLEEGFFPLTSESSNIEEERRLAYVAITRAKKKLYLSYANSRFYKGSRTRLEKSRFFGESNVIKKELTLDHQKNCYKKGDLIKHKIFGIGRVTGVSKIGAEEKLTINFGGIERMIMSSFVEKVI; encoded by the coding sequence ATGAGTTTTTTTGAAGGTTTAAATGATAGCCAAAAAGAAGCTATCATGCATATTGATGGAGCTATGCTAATACTAGCAGGCGCAGGTAGTGGAAAGACTAAAACCATTACCACTAGGCTTGCTTATTTAATCGATCATGTAGGTATTCCTGCGCAAAACACCCTCACACTAACCTTTACAAATAAAGCTGCTAATGTAATGAAAGCAAGAGCCTTAGCACTTTTACAAGATCAAAATCTACACAATCCCCTTTTATGCACTTTTCATAAATTTGGCTTGTTATTCTTAAGACTTTATAGCGAAAGAATTAATAGAGCAAATAATTTTGTCATTATCGATACAGATGATAAAAAGAAAATACTAAAAGATTTAGCTAGCGAAAATTTACAAAGCTCTTTAGCAAGCATAGGTGCTTATATTTCAAATTTTAAAAATCAAAGCAAAAGCGCCCAAGAAATACGCAAAGAATTAGAATTTTTAAAAGATGAAAAAAACAAAAATTACGAAGAAATCATTCATTTATATGAGCAATATGAACATTTTTTAATCCAAAATAATTTCATGGATTTTGATGATTTACTCATGCTAACTAATAAAATTTTAGAAGATGAACAATTTGCAAAAGAGCAAAGTCAAAAATATACTTATATAACAGTAGATGAGTATCAAGATACCAATGCCTTACAATATCAAATTCTAAAAAAACTTTGCACGTCTCATGAAAATATTTGCGTGGTAGGCGATGATGATCAAAGTATTTATGGATGGCGTGGGGCTAAAATAGAAAATATCTTAAATTTCAAAGAGCAATTTAACAATGTAAAATTAGTCAAATTAGAGCAAAATTATCGCTCAACTAGCGCTATTTTACAAGCTGCAAATGAACTTATAGAGCATAATAGAAAAAGACTAGGGAAAACTTTAATTTGTACCAAAGATGAGGGCGAAGAAATCACAATTTTGCAAAATGATGATGAGAAAATTGAAAGCTTTAAGGTTGCAAGAGAAGTTTCAAAACTTTTAAACTCAGGGATTAATCCTAGTGAAATAGCCATACTTTATAGAGTAAATGCCCTATCTCGTGCTCTTGAAGAAGCTTTTAGTAAAGAAAAAATTCCTTTTAAATTGCTAAGTGGAATTCGTTTTTATGAAAGAGCTGAGATTAAAGATATCATTTCTTATTTAAGATTACTTTCAAATCTAAATGATGATTATTCTTTTAAACGCATTATCAACCGTCCTAAAAGAAATTTTGGTAATGCAAGTTTAGAAAAGCTAGAAAATTATGCCAAAGAAAACCATTTGTCTTTATTTGAAAGTCTATGTGTTTTGCAAGGGAGTGGTTTTTTTAGTAAAAAAACAGACAAAGAATTAGAAAAATTCATACTAAGCATACACAAAATCAAAGAAAAAGATGATTTGCTTGCAATGATTTTAGCCTTAGAAGAAGAATTTAAAATCAAAGAATTTTATAAAGATAACCCAGAAGGTGAAGATAAACTTTTAAATATAGATGAACTTTATGCTAACTTAAAAGATAAAATCACTCATGGAAATTATAATGGCTTAGATGATATTTTAAATGAAATTTCTTTACTTAATGAGCAAGATGGACTTGATAAAGAAAGTATTTGTATTATGAGTATTCATGCAAGCAAAGGACTTGAGTTTGATTATGTTTTTATCATAGGCTTAGAAGAAGGATTTTTCCCACTCACTAGCGAATCAAGCAATATAGAAGAAGAAAGAAGACTTGCTTATGTAGCAATCACTAGAGCCAAGAAAAAACTTTATTTAAGCTATGCTAATTCTAGATTTTATAAAGGAAGTCGCACAAGATTAGAAAAAAGTAGATTTTTTGGCGAGAGTAATGTAATCAAAAAAGAATTAACACTAGATCATCAAAAAAATTGCTATAAAAAAGGCGATTTAATCAAACATAAAATTTTTGGCATAGGCAGAGTCACTGGGGTAAGTAAAATAGGTGCTGAAGAAAAACTCACGATTAATTTTGGAGGCATAGAAAGAATGATAATGTCAAGTTTTGTGGAAAAAGTGATATGA
- a CDS encoding thioredoxin domain-containing protein has translation MKKFAYLFFTFAFAFLISACSSEEKIENEFAFAEYKIGDEILLKSVNGGEKTLVRTQNGFMVKGEENKILMFDFFGTFCTPCQEEATHLTSLWQKNTDNFIIIGLSHFENVSDQTVKDFAIKYGAYYFLSNSKENDRIVAQALKDINYQSMEQLPFKVVLKDGVYQDLTDFWNKDSKSYVKYYLGKVSTEIMQEDINRILNGSKK, from the coding sequence ATGAAAAAATTTGCTTATTTATTTTTTACATTTGCTTTTGCATTTTTAATAAGTGCTTGCTCAAGCGAAGAAAAAATCGAAAACGAATTTGCATTTGCTGAGTATAAAATCGGTGATGAAATTCTTTTAAAAAGTGTCAATGGTGGTGAAAAAACCTTAGTAAGAACACAAAATGGTTTTATGGTAAAAGGCGAAGAGAATAAAATTTTAATGTTTGATTTTTTTGGAACCTTTTGCACACCTTGCCAAGAAGAAGCTACCCATCTAACAAGCTTATGGCAAAAAAATACAGATAATTTTATCATCATAGGGCTTAGTCATTTTGAAAATGTAAGCGATCAAACTGTTAAAGATTTTGCTATTAAATATGGGGCATATTATTTTTTAAGCAATTCTAAAGAAAATGATAGAATTGTCGCACAAGCTTTAAAAGATATCAACTATCAAAGCATGGAACAACTTCCTTTTAAAGTAGTTTTAAAAGATGGTGTTTATCAAGATTTAACAGACTTTTGGAATAAAGACTCAAAAAGTTATGTGAAATATTATCTTGGAAAAGTTTCTACTGAGATTATGCAAGAAGATATTAATAGGATATTAAATGGGTCTAAAAAGTGA
- the smpB gene encoding SsrA-binding protein SmpB, translating into MKKTIVKNKKAFFDYEILEKFEAGIVLKGSEVVALRASRANLKDSFVRIIKGEIFLLNAHISHLSTTHSFYKHDEKGARKLLMHKKQIDRLFGKISTQGFTIVPLELYFNEKNKVKVLIALAKGKNLHDKRESLKKKQADLEARAAMKNHY; encoded by the coding sequence ATGAAAAAAACTATAGTAAAAAACAAAAAAGCTTTTTTTGATTATGAAATTTTGGAAAAATTTGAAGCAGGCATTGTTTTAAAAGGTTCTGAAGTGGTAGCATTAAGAGCTAGTAGAGCAAATTTAAAAGATTCTTTTGTGCGTATTATCAAAGGTGAAATTTTCTTACTTAATGCTCATATTTCTCATCTTAGTACTACACATTCTTTTTATAAGCATGATGAAAAAGGTGCGCGAAAACTTTTAATGCATAAAAAGCAAATCGATAGGCTTTTTGGTAAAATTAGCACTCAAGGTTTTACTATAGTGCCATTAGAACTTTATTTTAATGAAAAAAATAAAGTAAAAGTTTTAATAGCCTTAGCCAAAGGAAAAAACTTGCACGATAAAAGAGAAAGTTTAAAGAAAAAACAAGCAGATCTTGAGGCAAGAGCTGCTATGAAAAATCATTATTAA
- the metK gene encoding methionine adenosyltransferase, which produces MYLFTSEVVSAGHPDKCADIIADSIVDAFLTHDKDSRVASEVFVAGNKVVIGGEIKSKHKLEKQDYENIVKKALADIGYDGHPHFSKKQCLHPDDLDVMVFLNEQSPDINQGVDQEDGEIGAGDQGIMFGFASNEAKEYMPAAISYARMLCDKVYEFAKNNPDKLGVDIKTQVTIDYVNKENFENCKPQSIHTIVVSAPCVESMKIEDLRALVMGLILDSNLPKELFCPEKTRILINPTGKYVNHSSLHDSGLTGRKLIVDSFGGYAPIGGGAQSSKDYTKVDRSGLYAARWLAKNIVAAGLAKKCIVQLSYAIGVAKPTSVSVDCMGTNTRLNDDILSDFVMKTFPLTPNWIKNKFNLDKPSKDTFMYADVAARGQVGQADYPWEKLDALDEFKAL; this is translated from the coding sequence ATGTATTTATTTACTTCTGAAGTTGTTAGTGCAGGACATCCTGATAAATGCGCTGATATTATAGCCGATTCTATAGTGGATGCTTTTTTAACTCATGATAAAGACTCAAGGGTTGCTAGTGAGGTTTTTGTAGCAGGAAATAAAGTAGTAATTGGTGGCGAGATTAAATCAAAACATAAGCTAGAAAAACAAGATTATGAAAATATCGTAAAAAAAGCTTTAGCGGATATTGGTTATGATGGACATCCGCATTTTAGTAAAAAGCAATGTTTACATCCTGATGATTTAGATGTAATGGTATTTTTAAATGAGCAAAGCCCTGATATTAATCAAGGTGTTGATCAAGAAGATGGAGAAATTGGAGCAGGTGATCAAGGGATAATGTTTGGTTTTGCAAGTAATGAAGCAAAAGAATATATGCCAGCGGCTATTTCTTATGCTAGAATGCTTTGTGATAAAGTATATGAGTTTGCAAAAAACAATCCTGATAAACTTGGAGTGGATATTAAAACTCAAGTGACAATTGATTATGTAAATAAAGAAAATTTTGAAAATTGCAAACCTCAAAGCATTCATACTATTGTAGTTTCAGCTCCTTGTGTTGAAAGTATGAAAATAGAAGATTTAAGAGCTTTGGTGATGGGTTTGATTTTAGATTCAAATTTACCAAAAGAGCTTTTTTGCCCAGAAAAAACAAGAATTTTAATCAACCCAACGGGAAAATATGTAAATCATAGTTCATTACATGATAGTGGTTTAACAGGAAGAAAGCTTATAGTAGATAGCTTTGGTGGCTATGCTCCAATAGGCGGAGGAGCACAATCTTCTAAAGATTATACTAAGGTTGATAGAAGCGGGCTTTATGCTGCAAGATGGCTTGCTAAAAATATCGTAGCAGCAGGGCTTGCTAAAAAATGCATAGTGCAGCTTTCTTATGCTATAGGTGTAGCTAAACCAACTTCTGTAAGTGTGGATTGTATGGGAACAAATACAAGATTAAATGATGATATTTTAAGTGATTTTGTGATGAAAACTTTCCCATTAACTCCAAATTGGATTAAAAATAAATTCAATCTTGATAAACCAAGTAAAGATACTTTCATGTATGCTGATGTAGCTGCTCGTGGTCAAGTGGGGCAGGCTGATTATCCTTGGGAAAAATTAGACGCTCTTGATGAATTTAAAGCATTATAA
- a CDS encoding 4-(cytidine 5'-diphospho)-2-C-methyl-D-erythritol kinase, with product MKAYAKANIFLKIIGIDSRSYHLLQSRFILLKDIFDELSFSDEKTKEGFEITGNFTQDTIIHKAYKELENLGFSNELNEFFKDKSLKLIKNIPIGGGLGGSSTDAVTFLLMINEALNLKLNQQQLEQICQKLGSDLIFFLSGYDSANVSGCGEIIEYFEDDFTQLDFTFPAIECSSAKVYKAFDESSYDLTANLNLAKTLKTLKTSEILEYKNTDLNDLFAPCVKIYPKMQTFLDEAYFLSGSGSGVFKAK from the coding sequence ATGAAAGCTTACGCAAAAGCTAATATTTTTTTAAAAATCATAGGAATTGATTCAAGATCTTATCATTTATTACAATCACGCTTTATTTTACTAAAAGATATTTTTGATGAATTAAGCTTTAGTGATGAAAAAACAAAAGAAGGATTTGAAATCACTGGAAATTTTACCCAAGATACCATCATACACAAAGCTTATAAAGAATTAGAAAATTTAGGATTTTCTAATGAATTAAATGAATTTTTTAAAGACAAAAGTTTAAAGCTTATTAAAAATATTCCCATAGGTGGAGGCCTTGGTGGAAGTAGCACTGATGCGGTGACATTTTTACTTATGATCAACGAAGCTTTAAATTTAAAACTCAACCAACAACAACTTGAACAAATCTGCCAAAAACTCGGCTCTGATTTAATCTTTTTTTTAAGCGGATATGATAGTGCAAATGTTAGTGGGTGTGGCGAGATTATAGAATATTTTGAAGATGATTTTACTCAACTTGATTTTACTTTTCCTGCTATTGAATGCTCAAGCGCAAAAGTATATAAAGCATTTGATGAAAGCTCATATGATTTAACAGCGAATTTAAATTTAGCCAAAACACTTAAAACACTCAAAACAAGTGAAATTTTAGAGTATAAAAACACTGATTTAAATGACTTATTTGCTCCTTGTGTAAAAATTTATCCTAAAATGCAAACTTTTCTTGATGAAGCTTATTTTTTAAGTGGAAGTGGAAGTGGAGTTTTTAAGGCTAAATGA
- a CDS encoding M3 family oligoendopeptidase: protein MQNWNLSTLFKDEQELNLFLQKTQDDACEFKKQYENNLHSLDNEQFLQALKNYEELILKLSHILTYVYLNFAQDTTKGAFYAKYENLSKKIEENLLFFELEFCELKEEKSKTFITFCKDYEFYLNNLIKHKKHNLSKKEERVILALSSTGSNAFARLFDETFSALKFNFEGQKLSEEEILSKLYDKDRSIRKKASKCFSKTLKKQNKLLVYIFNMIKSELASICELRSYESPETPRHIRNQISKKSVDVLISASENSFDIVSKFYNAKKKILGYKKLKDYDRYAPIGKEMQVDFDQGKDIVLKAFEKFSKDFYRITKEAFENNWIDVYPKEFKQSGAFSHSSTPLSHPFILLNYTNQRRDLFTLAHELGHTIHQKLSYKVSFLNQDTPLTTAETASVFAEMLIFDYIKENLGKEELLSLYAAKIEDIFATLYRQINFTTFERRFHAKKEELSAQELSEIWLEESRKMFQDSVVLTKNYGLWYSYIPHFIHSPFYCYAYAYAQLLVLALYGLYKSGKCTDFTSIYTEFLSSGGSKSPKELVAMFGFDIESDEFWNIGLEQVRILVDEFLRLSND, encoded by the coding sequence ATGCAAAATTGGAACTTAAGTACATTATTTAAAGATGAGCAAGAATTAAATCTTTTTTTACAAAAAACCCAAGATGATGCTTGTGAATTTAAAAAACAATATGAAAATAATCTTCATAGTTTAGACAATGAGCAATTCTTACAGGCTTTAAAAAATTATGAAGAATTAATCTTAAAACTTTCTCATATACTAACCTATGTGTATTTAAATTTTGCTCAAGATACCACAAAAGGTGCTTTTTATGCAAAATATGAAAATTTAAGTAAAAAAATAGAAGAAAATCTTTTATTTTTTGAACTTGAATTTTGCGAATTAAAAGAAGAAAAAAGCAAAACTTTCATCACATTTTGCAAAGATTATGAGTTTTATTTAAATAATCTTATCAAACACAAAAAACACAATCTTTCTAAAAAAGAAGAAAGAGTTATCCTAGCTCTATCAAGTACAGGTTCAAATGCATTTGCAAGATTATTTGATGAGACATTTAGTGCTTTAAAATTTAATTTTGAAGGACAAAAATTAAGCGAAGAAGAAATTCTAAGCAAGCTTTATGATAAAGATAGAAGCATTAGAAAAAAAGCTTCAAAATGCTTTAGTAAAACCTTGAAAAAACAAAACAAGCTTTTAGTATATATTTTTAATATGATTAAAAGCGAACTTGCTAGTATTTGCGAGTTAAGATCTTATGAAAGTCCAGAAACCCCAAGACATATAAGAAATCAAATTTCTAAAAAAAGCGTTGATGTGCTTATTAGTGCTAGTGAAAATAGTTTTGATATTGTTTCTAAATTTTACAACGCAAAGAAAAAAATTCTAGGATATAAAAAGCTAAAAGATTATGATCGTTATGCGCCTATTGGAAAGGAAATGCAAGTTGATTTTGATCAAGGAAAGGATATAGTTTTAAAAGCTTTTGAAAAATTTTCTAAAGATTTTTATAGGATAACAAAAGAAGCTTTTGAGAATAATTGGATCGATGTTTACCCTAAAGAATTTAAACAAAGCGGTGCTTTTTCTCACTCAAGCACGCCACTAAGTCATCCTTTTATACTTTTAAACTATACCAACCAAAGACGCGATCTTTTTACTCTAGCACATGAGTTAGGCCACACTATACATCAAAAACTTTCCTATAAAGTAAGTTTTTTAAATCAAGATACACCGCTAACTACAGCAGAAACTGCTTCAGTGTTTGCAGAAATGTTGATTTTTGATTATATTAAAGAAAATTTAGGCAAAGAAGAGCTTTTGTCTTTATATGCAGCAAAAATAGAAGATATTTTTGCTACTCTTTATAGACAGATTAATTTTACTACTTTTGAACGCAGATTTCATGCTAAAAAAGAAGAACTAAGCGCTCAAGAACTAAGTGAGATTTGGCTTGAAGAATCAAGAAAAATGTTTCAAGATAGTGTAGTTTTAACCAAAAATTATGGCCTTTGGTATTCTTATATACCACATTTTATACACTCTCCATTTTACTGCTATGCTTATGCTTATGCACAACTTTTAGTTTTAGCGCTTTATGGACTATATAAAAGTGGTAAATGTACTGATTTTACTTCGATTTATACTGAGTTTTTAAGTAGCGGGGGAAGCAAAAGTCCAAAAGAGCTTGTAGCTATGTTTGGCTTTGATATAGAAAGTGATGAGTTTTGGAATATAGGTTTAGAGCAAGTTAGAATACTAGTAGATGAATTTTTAAGGCTAAGCAATGATTGA
- a CDS encoding ATP-dependent Clp protease adaptor ClpS, with protein MGLKSEILEQQKLAEPKMFKVLLLNDDVTTMDFVIEILMNIFHHDFEKASAIMLEIHHQGSGVCGIYTEEIALSKKQQVDTAAKNNDFPLQTRIEEQ; from the coding sequence ATGGGTCTAAAAAGTGAAATTTTAGAGCAACAAAAACTAGCAGAACCTAAAATGTTTAAGGTTTTGCTTTTAAACGATGATGTTACCACCATGGATTTTGTAATTGAAATTTTAATGAATATTTTTCATCATGATTTTGAAAAAGCAAGCGCGATCATGCTTGAAATCCATCATCAAGGAAGTGGAGTTTGTGGTATATACACAGAAGAAATTGCACTTAGCAAAAAACAGCAAGTTGACACGGCAGCAAAAAACAATGATTTTCCACTCCAAACAAGGATAGAAGAACAATGA
- a CDS encoding aspartate carbamoyltransferase catalytic subunit: MRHLITTKDFNNDEILALFKEAKEFLDEKPRTFLEGKSVTTIFFENSTRTQSSFETAARRLGAKVLKLDVSRSSSSKGETLFDTAANLDAMAPSAIVVRHKNSGVPHTLANYTHCPIVNGGDGKHAHPTQALLDLFTIMEHFDYNVKGKKIAIVGDIKNSRVAASNLELLPRFGIDITLVAPPHFMPNYPIKKTNKLKEVIDDIDIIMSLRTQTERHNIPTYASLKDYANDFCISKDLIKDKNLIILHPGPVHRNIDISDEVMADKRCKVLTQVKNGVAIRMAVLKKLILES, translated from the coding sequence ATGAGGCATTTAATCACTACAAAAGATTTTAACAATGATGAAATCTTAGCTTTATTTAAAGAAGCAAAAGAATTCCTAGATGAAAAACCGCGTACATTTTTAGAAGGAAAAAGTGTTACAACAATTTTCTTTGAAAATTCAACACGCACCCAATCAAGCTTTGAAACAGCTGCAAGAAGACTGGGTGCTAAAGTTTTAAAATTAGATGTTTCAAGAAGTAGCTCAAGTAAAGGCGAAACACTTTTTGATACTGCTGCGAATTTAGATGCAATGGCACCAAGTGCTATTGTAGTTAGACACAAAAACTCAGGCGTGCCTCATACTTTAGCAAATTATACTCATTGTCCTATAGTTAATGGAGGCGATGGCAAGCATGCTCATCCTACTCAAGCTTTACTTGATCTTTTTACTATAATGGAACATTTTGATTATAATGTTAAAGGTAAAAAAATAGCAATAGTAGGAGATATTAAAAACTCACGCGTTGCTGCTTCAAATTTAGAATTATTACCTCGTTTTGGTATAGACATTACCCTAGTAGCCCCGCCTCATTTTATGCCAAATTATCCTATTAAAAAAACAAATAAACTAAAAGAAGTTATTGATGATATTGATATTATCATGAGTCTTAGAACACAAACTGAAAGACACAATATCCCAACCTATGCATCGCTTAAAGATTATGCAAATGATTTTTGCATTAGTAAAGATTTAATAAAAGATAAAAATCTCATTATCCTACATCCTGGTCCTGTGCATAGAAATATTGATATTAGCGATGAAGTAATGGCTGATAAAAGATGTAAGGTTTTAACTCAAGTTAAAAATGGCGTTGCCATTAGAATGGCTGTATTAAAAAAACTCATTTTAGAAAGTTAA